The following proteins are co-located in the Nocardia bhagyanarayanae genome:
- a CDS encoding TIGR03084 family metal-binding protein, with protein MADLEALLGDFADECADLERLVAPLAPAEWARPTPAPGWSIAHQIGHLTWTDEIASIAASDAGEFTKQVAAAAPKALTFVDEAAEEAAAAPPAELLERWRAGRKTLIEALRAVPAGTKLPWFGPPMSPASMITARLMETWAHGQDVADALGVNREPTARLRSVAHLGVRTRNFAYSVRGKTAPAEEFRVDLTAPDGTVWTWGPEHAAQRVTGTALDFCLLVTQRRHLDDLAVRAEGADAQEWLTIAQAFAGPSGEGRAAGQFA; from the coding sequence ATGGCTGACCTCGAGGCGCTGCTCGGCGATTTCGCCGACGAATGCGCGGACCTGGAACGACTTGTCGCCCCGCTGGCCCCCGCGGAGTGGGCCCGGCCGACGCCCGCGCCCGGCTGGAGCATCGCCCACCAGATCGGGCATCTGACCTGGACCGACGAGATCGCGTCCATCGCGGCCTCCGATGCCGGCGAGTTCACGAAACAGGTCGCCGCCGCCGCGCCCAAGGCGCTGACCTTCGTCGACGAGGCGGCCGAGGAAGCCGCCGCGGCCCCGCCCGCCGAACTGCTCGAGCGCTGGCGCGCCGGACGGAAGACGCTGATCGAGGCGCTGCGCGCGGTGCCCGCCGGGACCAAGCTGCCGTGGTTCGGCCCGCCGATGAGCCCGGCCTCGATGATCACCGCGCGGCTCATGGAGACCTGGGCGCACGGTCAGGACGTGGCCGACGCGCTCGGCGTGAACCGCGAGCCGACCGCGCGGTTGCGCAGCGTGGCGCATCTCGGCGTACGGACCAGGAACTTCGCCTACTCAGTGCGAGGCAAGACGGCGCCCGCCGAAGAATTCCGTGTCGATCTCACCGCGCCGGACGGCACGGTATGGACCTGGGGTCCGGAGCACGCGGCACAGCGGGTGACCGGGACCGCGCTGGACTTCTGCCTGCTCGTCACCCAGCGTCGCCACCTCGACGACTTGGCGGTGCGCGCCGAAGGCGCGGACGCGCAGGAGTGGCTGACGATCGCCCAAGCCTTCGCGGGACCGTCCGGGGAGGGCCGGGCCGCAGGGCAATTCGCCTGA
- the lon gene encoding endopeptidase La: protein MVVPIELDESAQAAIDAARAAKTEAVLLAPRLTEGYASYGVVATIEQVGRMRGGAPAAVLKAERRAKIGHGVTGPGAALWVEAEPVENPAPDGRTKELAAEYKKLVVSVLQRREAWQIIDAVNQLTDPSAIADTAGYAPYLTPEQKRELLETPEVAKRLTTLIEWTKAHIAEAEVTEKISDEVRENVEKSQREFLLRQQLNAIRKELGEDEPDGAEDYRTRVEQADLPESVREAALREVGRLERSSDQSPESGWIRTWLDTVLELPWNEKTTDSTDVSAARAVLDADHHGLDEVKDRMVEYLAVRARRAQRGLEVVGGRGSGAVLVLVGPPGVGKTSLGESVARALGRKFVRVALGGVRDEAEIRGHRRTYVGALPGRIVRAMKEAGSMNPVVLLDEIDKVGSDFRGDPAAALLEVLDPAQNHTFRDHYLDLDLDLSDVLFIATANVMETIPGPLLDRMELITVDGYTEADKVAIARDFLIPRQLERNALTAEEVSITEEALREIAANYTREAGVRQMERLIAKALRKAATRLSEDEAGSGATDIGLGYDPDLGYDLPAISSGQLTIGLGDLKDYLGRPRFTPDSVERTAVPGVATGLAVTGAGGDVLYIEANAAEGERSLTLTGQLGDVMKESAQIALTYVRSHLEEIGIEPSVLDRNIHIHFPAGAVPKDGPSAGVTMVTALVSLALGRQVRSDVGMTGEVTLNGRVLPIGGVKQKLLAAQRAGLKTVFIPARNEPDLDEVPAEVLAALDVRPVADVAEILGYAIEPVVEPAVERPAFAASA from the coding sequence ATGGTCGTGCCCATCGAACTGGACGAATCGGCGCAGGCCGCGATCGACGCCGCGCGCGCCGCCAAGACCGAGGCGGTGCTGCTCGCGCCGCGGCTGACCGAGGGCTATGCCTCCTACGGCGTCGTCGCGACCATCGAACAGGTCGGCCGGATGCGCGGTGGAGCGCCCGCGGCGGTCCTGAAGGCGGAGCGGCGCGCGAAGATCGGCCACGGGGTCACCGGGCCGGGCGCCGCGCTGTGGGTCGAGGCCGAGCCGGTCGAGAACCCGGCGCCGGATGGCCGGACCAAGGAGCTGGCCGCCGAATACAAGAAGCTCGTCGTCTCGGTGCTCCAGCGCCGTGAGGCGTGGCAGATCATCGACGCGGTCAACCAGCTGACCGACCCGTCGGCGATCGCCGATACCGCCGGCTACGCGCCGTACCTGACCCCGGAGCAGAAGCGCGAACTGCTCGAGACTCCCGAGGTCGCCAAGCGCCTGACCACACTCATCGAGTGGACCAAGGCGCACATCGCCGAGGCCGAGGTCACCGAGAAGATCAGTGACGAGGTCCGCGAGAACGTGGAGAAGAGCCAGCGCGAGTTCCTGCTTCGCCAGCAGCTCAACGCCATTCGCAAGGAGCTCGGCGAGGACGAGCCGGATGGCGCCGAGGACTACCGCACCCGCGTGGAGCAGGCCGATCTGCCCGAGTCCGTCCGCGAGGCGGCGCTGCGCGAGGTCGGCAGGCTGGAGCGGTCCAGCGATCAGAGCCCGGAATCCGGCTGGATCCGGACCTGGCTGGACACCGTGCTGGAGCTGCCGTGGAACGAGAAGACCACCGACTCCACCGATGTCTCCGCCGCCCGCGCGGTTCTGGACGCCGATCACCACGGCCTGGACGAGGTCAAGGACCGCATGGTCGAGTACCTCGCGGTGCGAGCCCGGCGCGCGCAGCGCGGGCTGGAGGTCGTCGGCGGACGCGGTTCCGGCGCGGTGCTGGTGCTGGTCGGCCCGCCCGGTGTCGGCAAGACCTCGCTGGGTGAGTCCGTCGCACGAGCGTTGGGGCGCAAGTTCGTTCGCGTCGCCCTGGGTGGCGTGCGCGACGAGGCCGAGATCCGCGGTCACCGCCGCACCTACGTCGGCGCGCTGCCCGGCCGCATCGTGCGCGCCATGAAGGAGGCGGGCTCGATGAATCCGGTCGTGCTGCTGGACGAGATCGACAAGGTGGGTTCCGATTTCCGCGGCGATCCGGCGGCGGCACTGCTCGAGGTGCTCGATCCGGCGCAGAACCACACCTTCCGCGACCACTACCTGGATCTGGATCTCGACCTCTCCGACGTGCTGTTCATCGCGACGGCCAACGTTATGGAGACCATCCCCGGACCGTTGCTGGACCGCATGGAGCTGATCACGGTCGACGGCTACACCGAGGCCGACAAGGTCGCGATCGCCCGCGACTTCCTGATTCCGCGCCAGCTCGAGCGCAACGCGCTGACCGCCGAGGAGGTTTCGATCACCGAGGAGGCGCTGCGCGAGATCGCGGCGAACTACACCAGGGAAGCGGGCGTGCGGCAGATGGAGCGCCTGATCGCGAAGGCGTTGCGGAAGGCCGCTACTCGGCTCTCCGAGGACGAAGCCGGCTCCGGCGCAACAGACATCGGGCTGGGTTACGACCCCGACCTCGGCTACGACCTGCCGGCGATCTCTTCCGGTCAGCTGACCATCGGTCTCGGCGATCTGAAGGATTACCTCGGCCGTCCCCGCTTCACCCCGGATTCCGTGGAGCGCACCGCGGTCCCCGGTGTGGCGACCGGCCTCGCCGTGACCGGCGCGGGCGGCGATGTCCTCTACATCGAGGCCAACGCCGCCGAGGGCGAGCGCTCGCTCACCCTGACCGGCCAGCTGGGCGACGTCATGAAGGAATCGGCGCAGATCGCGCTGACCTACGTGCGCTCGCACCTGGAGGAGATCGGCATCGAACCGTCGGTGCTCGACCGCAACATCCACATCCACTTCCCGGCGGGCGCGGTGCCGAAGGACGGCCCGTCGGCGGGCGTCACCATGGTCACCGCGTTGGTGTCGCTGGCGCTCGGTCGTCAGGTGCGCTCGGATGTCGGCATGACCGGTGAGGTCACGCTGAACGGACGGGTGCTGCCGATCGGCGGTGTGAAGCAGAAGTTGCTCGCCGCTCAGCGCGCTGGGTTGAA